In Candidatus Microthrix subdominans, the DNA window CGCCGGAAGGGGTGAACGCCGTGGTGACCACCGGTGCGCTGCCCACCGCCGGCTGCACCCCGGAGGTCCCGCCCAATGTGTTGTTGATCACATCCTCCTCTGACACCACGGTGCCGCCGGCGGGAGGCGACGGCGATTTGGTTGCCGGGACGATCTCTGGGCCCTTCCCGTCGCTGGATGACTCGGTCCGGTTGATGTCCGAGGCGCACGCCTGCGACCTGCCGGCGCCGGTGAAGGCCCCGTTCCCCGGCGTACTCACCAGCAGGACGTGCGCCGACGACGCCCGGCTGGATACGGCCTTCTGGCCGGAGCTCGGCCACGACTATGACGGTTCGGTCACCGACCTGATGGTGTGGTGGCTCGACCTGGACGGCTGAGCACAACCTCACGGTGCGGTGACCCGTGCGTGGCCCGTCAACGATGTGACCGATGCCGGTCGGGCAACCGGGTGCTGCTGGGCAGCGCGGCGTTCCTCCGGTGAGCGGCCACCCACCCGGCGCGACGTCGGGCGGCGAGTGCGCCGTGTGCGAACCTCGCGCCCGTCTGCGTCGAGGAAGCCGACCTCGCTCAAGGCCTCGAACAGGCGCCTCGGGTGCGACGAGCGGGCCGCCAGGCCGACCGGCGAGGCGGGATCGGCGAGAAAAGCCAGGTAGGTCCAGAGCGACTCGGCGAGATGGGGTGGCGCCTCCAGCCCGGTTCGATCGCAGTAGACGGGCACCATCTGATGGAGGAACACCGGCAGGTCGGCGCAGCGGAACCGCCGCTCCGGCCGTCGGGCGGCCTTGGCGTCGTCGCGGGACGTGCCCAGGATGATCGTGATGGCGGTGCGGTTGAGCGGACGGCCGTTGGCCAACGCCCACCGGGCCACCGCCACGCGCAGATTGCGGAGATCGGGAGGGAGCAGTGATGAGGTCATGGGCCCATCATCCCGATCGGCTGTGACAATCTCGCGGGTCGCTCAGTAGAAGGGGTTTTCTCCCTGGGCATGGTCGGTGACGTCGATGACGTCGCCGATCTCGGGGATGGCGGCGTTGAGCTGCTTTTGGATTCCCTGGGTGAGCGTCATCTGCGTCATGGAGCAGCCCTGACATCCGCCGCCGAGGGTGATGTACACCTTGTTGTCGTCGTCGACGCCCACCAGGGTGGCGAAGCCGCCGTGGGAGGCGAGGCCCGGGTTGATCACCTGCTCCAACAGCTGTTGCACCTGGGACGCCATGTCACCCGAACGATCGAGCTCGACGCCTGCCAGGGGGTCCGGGCGGTTGGGGTTGCGGATGACCAGGCCGGCCGAACCCGCCGCAGGGGTGTCGAGCACGGCGCCGATCAGGTCGGGCACGGTTGCGGCGGGCACCATGACGGTCAGTCCGTCCTGCACGACCCGAACGTCGTCATCGGCGGCGTCGGCCAGGCTTTCGAAGCTGAGGTCGTAGCTGTACTCCGCACCGTTGGTGCCGACGATCTCCACCCGCAGGCCCAGCTCGTCGGGGTCGGGTTCGGTGGACAGCACGCCGTTGACCACCTCCATGGCGGCTGGAGTGATCGACAGCACCACAACCCCGTTGTCCACCCCGTCACCCGGGTCGGCGGTGGCCACCGACGAAGCGTCGGTGCTCGTGTCGCTGGTCGATGTTACGTCGGTGTCGACGGACACAGGTACCTCCAAGAAAGCGTGGTTGCCGATCAGACAGTACCGGCGAAGGACTCAACACCCCAGCCACGTCCGGTGTTCCACGGGCGTCGGGTGCGGTCGCTCACGGCGTGAGCCCGCGGCTTTCGAGGTCGTCGGCCAGC includes these proteins:
- a CDS encoding NifU family protein; translation: MSVDTDVTSTSDTSTDASSVATADPGDGVDNGVVVLSITPAAMEVVNGVLSTEPDPDELGLRVEIVGTNGAEYSYDLSFESLADAADDDVRVVQDGLTVMVPAATVPDLIGAVLDTPAAGSAGLVIRNPNRPDPLAGVELDRSGDMASQVQQLLEQVINPGLASHGGFATLVGVDDDNKVYITLGGGCQGCSMTQMTLTQGIQKQLNAAIPEIGDVIDVTDHAQGENPFY